A part of Escherichia marmotae genomic DNA contains:
- the flgI gene encoding flagellar basal body P-ring protein FlgI, with protein sequence MIKFLSAFILLLVAVVAQADRIRDLTSVQGVRQNSLIGYGLVVGLDGTGDQTTQTPFTTQTLNNMLSQLGITVPTGTNMQLKNVAAVMVTASLPPFGRQGQTIDVVVSSMGNAKSLRGGTLLMTPLKGVDSQVYALAQGNILVGGAGASAGGSSVQVNQLNGGRITNGAIIERELPSQFGAGNTFNLQLNEEDFTLAQEIADTINRTRGYGNATALDARTIQVRVPSGNSSQVRFLADIQNMQVNVTPQDAKVIINSRTGSVVMNREVTLDSCAVAQGNLSVTVNRQVNVSQPDTPFGGGETVVTPQTQIDLRQSGGSLQSVRSSASLNNVVRALNALGATPMDLMSILQSMQSAGCLRAKLEII encoded by the coding sequence GTGATTAAATTTCTCTCTGCATTCATTCTTCTGCTGGTTGCGGTCGTGGCGCAGGCCGACCGTATTCGCGATCTCACCAGCGTTCAGGGCGTACGGCAAAACTCGCTGATTGGTTATGGGTTGGTAGTTGGCCTGGATGGTACGGGTGACCAGACGACCCAGACGCCGTTTACCACGCAAACGCTAAATAACATGCTCTCGCAGTTGGGAATTACCGTTCCGACAGGCACCAATATGCAGTTAAAAAACGTCGCTGCGGTAATGGTGACGGCGTCACTTCCGCCTTTTGGACGCCAGGGGCAAACCATTGATGTCGTGGTGTCGTCGATGGGTAACGCCAAAAGTCTGCGTGGCGGTACGCTGCTGATGACACCGCTTAAGGGTGTCGATAGCCAGGTGTATGCGCTGGCGCAGGGCAATATTCTGGTCGGCGGCGCAGGCGCATCGGCGGGGGGCAGCAGTGTTCAGGTTAACCAATTGAATGGCGGACGGATCACCAATGGTGCAATTATTGAGCGCGAATTGCCCAGCCAGTTTGGTGCTGGCAATACCTTCAATTTGCAGCTAAATGAGGAAGATTTCACCCTGGCGCAGGAAATTGCCGATACCATCAACCGCACACGCGGATACGGCAACGCGACGGCGTTAGATGCGCGAACTATTCAGGTACGCGTGCCGAGTGGCAACAGTTCCCAGGTGCGTTTCCTTGCCGATATCCAGAACATGCAGGTCAATGTCACTCCGCAGGACGCCAAAGTGATTATTAACTCGCGTACCGGTTCAGTGGTGATGAATCGTGAAGTGACCCTCGATAGCTGCGCGGTGGCACAGGGCAACCTCTCGGTTACGGTGAATCGGCAGGTGAATGTCAGCCAGCCAGATACGCCGTTTGGTGGTGGAGAAACCGTGGTAACCCCACAAACGCAGATCGACTTACGTCAGAGCGGTGGTTCGCTGCAAAGCGTGCGTTCAAGCGCCAGCCTCAATAACGTAGTGCGCGCGCTCAATGCATTGGGGGCTACGCCGATGGATCTGATGTCCATACTGCAATCGATGCAAAGCGCGGGATGTCTGCGGGCAAAACTGGAAATCATCTGA